One genomic region from Bacillus rossius redtenbacheri isolate Brsri chromosome 6, Brsri_v3, whole genome shotgun sequence encodes:
- the LOC134533377 gene encoding 6-pyruvoyl tetrahydrobiopterin synthase-like, with the protein MGVEIDSDSHVHVHTSDLETRGSSSCAGRELNQRLYGKCPDDQQHNYVMEVTLRGPVSERTGVVMVAEQFRALVDAAVSKVLDQATESSEDVRCSSESVCVAFWHGLRSLLPDPGILHEVKVYGADTVAVSYRGETTYL; encoded by the exons ATGGGTGTGGAAATAGACAGTGATTCCCATGTACACGTGCACACGTCTGACCTCGAGACTCGTGGTTCCAGTTCTTGTGCGGGAAGGGAGCTCAACCAGCGGCTGTACGGCAAGTGCCCCGACGACCAACAGCACAACTACGTCA TGGAAGTGACGCTCCGTGGTCCCGTGTCGGAACGCACCGGCGTCGTGATGGTCGCAGAGCAGTTCAGAGCGCTCGTCGACGCTGCCGTCAGCAAGGTCCTCGACCAGGCCACGGAGTCCTCCGAGGATGTCCGGTGCAGTTCGGAGAGCGTGTGCGTGGCGTTCTGGCACGGCCTGCGGTCGCTCCTGCCCGACCCAGGGATCCTGCACGAGGTGAAGGTGTACGGGGCGGATACCGTGGCCGTGTCGTACCGCGGCGAGACCACTTACTTGTAG
- the LOC134532569 gene encoding bifunctional heparan sulfate N-deacetylase/N-sulfotransferase, whose amino-acid sequence MCVRMSKLSQKWPVKLLGLCLWRWCAHIQHQQQQLASLKWVTVKRCMAALLVFSVVSIVFYMHYLVQLSFQNKPRPEPFIQCHVPSGMLSTPDHRSAARLRIDPKVLVVVDTPDSRLGREIAELLVYNRIKSEILVIGAPVVHKTLENVNQSAHKVDMSGKPLPVLTNLDRGKYSVVVFDNMNSYVYMDKWNRGLLDKYCKDYGVGIVGFNHPSEETLVGAQLSGFPLFVHTNLRLKDAILNAASPVLRVLRPGNTVWGALPGENWMVFSPNHTTYEPLVWATQVVEHDDAIRRLPVVLHDTGAYDGIQRVLFGSGLMFWLHRLLFLDALSYLSHGQISISLQRYVLIDIDDIFVGERGTRLKKDDVEALLETQERIQRIIPGFRFNLGFSGKYFHHGTQEENIGDDILLQNVGRFTWFCHMWSHQQPHLYDNVTYLETEMGLNHAFAEEHGIPVDSGYSISPHHSGVYPVHEILYEAWKSVWNVKVTATEEYPHLRPARLRKGFVHRNVMVLPRQTCGLFTHTITIERYPGGREKLDESIQGGELFQTLVFNPINIFMTHMSNYGNDRLGLYTFESVLRFVQCWTNLRLLTASPVQLGEKYFKLYPDEVNPLWGNPCHDARHLKIWFPKPCDQLPHFLVIGPQKTGTTALYTFLSIHPNVTSNYPNPDTFEEIQFFSGKNYYRSLEWYMNFFPSLHNSSFQYLFEKSATYFEGELVPKRARALLPHAKIVTILTSPTKRAYSWYQHARAHGNQMALEHSFHQVVTANDTAPKPLRELRNRCLHPGKYSQHLERWLLYFPAQQIYVIDGDLLRSNPVKTMTDLQHFLNITPPLNYSSQLRFDPKKGFFCQVMETNQTKCLGRSKGRKYPAMEERSLKFLQRYYLSHNTALVKLLKRVSFWSFPAWLREELADSAAT is encoded by the coding sequence ATGTGCGTCAGAATGTCCAAGTTGAGTCAGAAATGGCCCGTGAAGCTGCTCGGACTGTGCCTCTGGCGTTGGTGCGCTCACATTCAGCACCAGCAACAGCAGTTGGCCTCGCTCAAGTGGGTCACAGTGAAGCGCTGCATGGCTGCTCTGTTGGTGTTCAGCGTCGTGTCCATCGTGTTCTACATGCACTACCTTGTTCAGCTGTCGTTTCAGAACAAGCCGCGCCCAGAGCCGTTCATTCAGTGCCATGTGCCGAGCGGCATGCTGAGCACCCCGGATCATCGCTCTGCCGCTCGCCTACGCATTGACCCCAAAGTGTTGGTGGTCGTGGACACACCTGACTCACGTCTGGGTCGTGAGATTGCCGAGTTATTGGTGTACAACAGGATAAAAAGTGAAATTTTGGTTATCGGTGCACCGGTGGTACATAAAACCTTGGAAAATGTCAACCAGTCCGCACATAAGGTAGACATGTCAGGAAAGCCACTACCGGTACTTACGAATTTGGACCGTGGGAAATATAGTGTTGTGGTGTTTGACAATATGAACAGTTATGTATACATGGATAAGTGGAATAGAGGTTTACTGGACAAGTATTGCAAGGATTATGGGGTTGGCATTGTGGGGTTCAACCATCCGAGTGAAGAGACACTCGTAGGAGCTCAGTTGTCCGGGTTTCCGCTGTTTGTCCACACTAACCTCAGGTTAAAAGATGCAATCCTGAATGCAGCATCTCCCGTATTGCGTGTTTTGAGACCTGGGAACACAGTCTGGGGAGCGCTTCCTGGTGAAAATTGGATGGTTTTTTCTCCAAACCATACAACTTATGAACCTCTGGTTTGGGCCACTCAGGTTGTGGAGCACGATGATGCCATCAGACGTCTTCCTGTGGTGCTGCATGATACGGGCGCCTACGATGGCATCCAGCGAGTGCTCTTTGGCAGCGGTCTAATGTTTTGGTTGCACAGATTGCTGTTTCTTGATGCTCTTTCATATCTAAGCCATGGCCAAATAAGCATAAGTCTTCAGAGATACGTTCTAATTGATATTGACGATATTTTTGTTGGAGAGAGAGGCACAAGACTGAAGAAGGATGATGTAGAAGCATTGTTAGAAACTCAAGAGCGAATACAGAGGATAATTCCAGGTTTCCGTTTCAACTTGGGATTTTCTGGAAAATACTTCCACCATGGGACGCAGGAAGAAAATATAGGTGATGACATACTGTTGCAAAACGTAGGTAGATTTACATGGTTCTGTCACATGTGGAGCCATCAGCAGCCTCACCTTTACGATAACGTAACGTACTTGGAAACAGAGATGGGTCTGAACCATGCTTTTGCAGAAGAGCACGGCATCCCAGTGGACTCCGGGTATTCCATCTCCCCCCATCACTCGGGCGTGTACCCCGTTCACGAAATTCTTTATGAGGCTTGGAAATCCGTGTGGAACGTGAAAGTGACAGCAACGGAAGAGTATCCGCACCTGCGACCGGCAAGACTTCGCAAGGGCTTTGTCCACAGGAACGTCATGGTGCTCCCTCGACAGACATGCGGTCTCTTCACTCACACCATCACCATCGAACGCTACCCAGGTGGCAGAGAGAAGCTTGACGAATCAATCCAGGGAGGAGAGCTGTTTCAAACGCTGGTATTCAATCCCATCAATATCTTCATGACCCACATGTCTAACTACGGCAATGACAGGCTGGGTCTTTACACATTCGAGTCTGTGTTGAGGTTTGTGCAGTGTTGGACTAACCTCCGTCTGCTGACCGCCTCGCCGGTCCAGCTGGGAGAAAAGTACTTcaagctgtacccagatgaggtGAACCCTCTTTGGGGCAATCCCTGCCACGACGCTCGTCATCTTAAGATATGGTTTCCCAAGCCGTGTGACCAGCTGCCACACTTTCTGGTAATTGGACCCCAGAAAACAGGTACAACTGCACTCTACACATTCCTCTCCATCCACCCCAATGTAACGAGCAACTACCCAAACCCAGACACTTTTGAAGAGATTCAGTTCTTCAGTGGTAAAAATTACTACAGGAGCTTAGAATGGTACATGAATTTTTTCCCTTCGCTTCACAACAGTAGTTTCCAATATTTGTTCGAGAAGAGTGCCACATATTTTGAAGGGGAGCTGGTTCCCAAACGGGCACGGGCACTGTTGCCTCACGCCAAGATAGTGACAATACTGACATCGCCCACGAAGCGGGCTTACAGCTGGTACCAGCACGCCCGGGCCCACGGCAACCAGATGGCTCTGGAGCATTCATTTCACCAGGTGGTGACTGCCAACGACACTGCGCCCAAGCCCTTGCGTGAGCTGAGGAACCGCTGCTTGCACCCCGGCAAGTACTCTCAGCACTTGGAGCGCTGGCTCCTGTACTTCCCAGCCCAGCAGATCTACGTGATCGACGGAGACCTGTTGCGGTCCAACCCGGTCAAGACGATGACGGATCTGCAGCACTTCCTGAACATCACCCCGCCGCTGAACTACTCGTCGCAGCTGAGGTTCGACCCGAAGAAGGGCTTCTTCTGCCAGGTGATGGAGACGAACCAGACCAAGTGTCTGGGGCGGAGCAAGGGCAGGAAGTACCCTGCCATGGAGGAGCGCTCGCTCAAGTTCCTCCAGCGCTACTACCTGTCCCACAACACGGCTCTGGTCAAGCTGCTGAAGCGTGTCTCCTTCTGGAGCTTCCCGGCTTGGCTGCGGGAGGAGCTGGCCGACTCGGCGGCCACCTGA